In Pseudomonas sp. ADAK18, a single window of DNA contains:
- the rnc gene encoding ribonuclease III codes for MSVSLSRLERQLGYTFKDQELMILALTHRSFAGRNNERLEFLGDAILNFVAGEALFDRFPLAREGQLSRLRARLVKGETLAILARGFDLGEYLRLGSGELKSGGFRRESILADALEALIGAIYLDAGMEAAKERVVAWLASEIESLTLVDTNKDPKTRLQEFLQSRGCELPRYEVVDIQGEPHCRVFFVECEITLLNEKSRGQGVSRRIAEQVAAAAALIALGVENGHD; via the coding sequence GTGAGCGTTTCTCTAAGCCGTCTCGAGCGTCAGCTCGGTTACACCTTCAAGGATCAGGAACTGATGATCCTTGCCCTTACACACCGCAGTTTTGCCGGGCGTAACAACGAGCGCCTGGAATTCCTCGGTGATGCCATCCTCAACTTTGTCGCCGGTGAAGCCCTGTTCGATCGCTTCCCCCTGGCCCGTGAAGGCCAGTTGTCGCGCTTGCGTGCCCGCCTGGTGAAGGGCGAGACCCTGGCCATACTGGCCCGTGGTTTCGACCTTGGCGAGTACCTGCGCCTGGGTTCCGGCGAGTTGAAAAGCGGTGGTTTCCGTCGCGAGTCGATTCTGGCCGATGCCCTCGAAGCCCTGATCGGTGCGATCTACCTCGATGCCGGTATGGAAGCCGCCAAGGAGCGGGTAGTGGCCTGGCTGGCTTCGGAGATTGAAAGCCTGACGCTGGTGGACACCAACAAAGATCCCAAGACCCGCCTGCAAGAGTTTCTGCAGTCCCGCGGGTGTGAACTGCCACGTTACGAAGTGGTGGATATCCAGGGTGAGCCACATTGCCGAGTGTTCTTCGTCGAATGTGAAATCACCTTACTGAATGAAAAAAGCCGAGGTCAGGGTGTGAGTCGTCGTATTGCCGAACAGGTAGCGGCCGCCGCAGCACTGATTGCCCTGGGCGTGGAGAATGGCCATGACTGA